A window from Corythoichthys intestinalis isolate RoL2023-P3 chromosome 10, ASM3026506v1, whole genome shotgun sequence encodes these proteins:
- the LOC130923001 gene encoding polyunsaturated fatty acid 5-lipoxygenase-like has protein sequence MPSYTVTVATGTQGRAGTDNYISITLVGTEGFSQRTRLEKPQHDDFERGSVDSYPITVEEALGEIMLVKLEKKKYLAKDDWYCRYVSVRTPGGDNMEFPCYRWLVDDKEVVLRDGRARLPQDDKTNLLKQHRENELEIRRKAFRWMEWQPGFPMSIDAKRHRDLPRDVQFDSEKSVDFVLNYNKAIQNLFLNHFIHKFQSSWKDFDDFKKIFRRIKNTSSEYVMQHWKEDFLFSYQFLNGCNPVLIQKISKIPDKFPVTNEMVAVSLERELTLEQEVKAGNIYIVDYDVLDGVKANDTDALTPQYMTAPICLLYKNTQNEILPIAIQLGQTPGEDNPIFLPTDSEHDWLLAKIWVRSSDFQHHQTVTHLLRTHLISEMFAIAMFRQLPAVHPVFKLLIPHIRFTIAINTKAREELICERGLFDKANATGGGGHVQLIQKVMKTLTFRSLCFPDEIKARGVDSKQELPSYFYRDDGNKVWEATKSFVSDVIDIYYSSDETVQVDEEIQAFVKDVRDYGMRDFHQCEFPESLKSREELIEYLTVIVFTASAQHAAVNFGQYDWYSWIPNAPSTMRKPPPDRKGSADITLIMESLPDRGRSSWHLGAVWALSQFQKNELYLGMYPDEHFLEKTVKASMEKFRKTLKEISCDIKARNCQLKFPYCNMSPDKIPNSVAI, from the exons ATGCCATCGTACACGGTGACCGTCGCCACAGGGACGCAAGGCCGGGCGGGGACCGATAACTACATCTCCATAACGCTGGTGGGCACCGAGGGGTTTAGTCAGAGGACTCGATTGGAAAAACCTCAGCACGATGACTTTGAAAGAGGATCG GTGGATTCCTACCCGATAACTGTGGAGGAGGCCCTGGGTGAGATTATGTTGGTGAAGCTGGAGAAGAAAAAGTACTTAGCAAAGGACGACTGGTACTGTAGgtacgtctcggtgaggactccAGGCGGAGACAACATGGAATTTCCATGCTATCGCTGGCTGGTGGATGACAAGGAAGTTGTACTGCGGGATGGGCGag CTCGATTGCCTCAGGATGATAAGACGAACCTGCTCAAGCAACACAGAGAAAATGAGCTGGAAATAAGACGCAAAGCTTTCAG ATGGATGGAGTGGCAGCCAGGATTTCCTATGAGCATTGATGCAAAGAGACACCGAGATTTGCCCCGGGACGTTCAGTTTGACAGTGAAAAATCAGTGGATTTCGTGCTGAACTACAACAAAGC AATCCAGAACCTATTCTTGAACCACTTCATACACAAGTTCCAGTCATCCTGGAAGGACTTCGATGATTTTAAAAAGATCTTCAGGAGGATCAAAAACACTAGCTCAG AGTATGTGATGCAACACTGGAAAGAGGATTTCCTGTTCAGCTACCAGTTCTTGAACGGCTGCAATCCTGTCCTCATCCAAAAGATCAGCAAAATTCCTGACAAGTTTCCCGTCACCAATGAAATGGTGGCCGTCAGTCTGGAGAGGGAATTGACccttgaacaggaagtgaag GCCGGTAACATCTACATAGTGGACTATGACGTGTTAGATGGCGTCAAAGCAAACGATACAGACGCCCTGACCCCACAATACATGACCGCTCCCATCTGTCTTCTGTACAAGAACACACAGAACGAAATCTTGCCAATAGCAATTCAG TTGGGTCAAACTCCAGGTGAGGACAACCCCATCTTCCTGCCTACAGACAGTGAGCACGACTGGCTGTTGGCAAAGATCTGGGTGCGTTCATCCGACTTCCAGCACCACCAGACGGTCACGCACTTGCTCAGAACACATCTGATTTCTGAGATGTTTGCTATCGCCATGTTCAGACAGCTCCCTGCTGTCCACCCCGTCTTCAAG CTACTCATTCCACACATCCGTTTCACCATCGCCATTAACACCAAGGCCAGAGAGGAGCTTATCTGTGAGCGGGGTCTCTTTGATAAG GCAAATGCCACAGGTGGAGGCGGTCACGTCCAATTGATTCAGAAAGTCATGAAGACCCTGACCTTCAGGTCTCTCTGCTTCCCGGATGAGATCAAAGCTCGGGGTGTGGACAGCAAGCAGGAGCTGCCCTCCTACTTCTACAGAGACGACGGCAACAAAGTGTGGGAGGCCACTAAGAG CTTTGTGTCCGACGTGATCGACATCTACTACAGTAGCGATGAAACAGTGCAGGTAGACGAAGAAATTCAGGCTTTTGTCAAAGACGTACGTGACTATGGTATGAGAGACTTCCATCAATGTG AGTTCCCCGAGTCGCTTAAATCCCGCGAGGAACTGATCGAATATTTGACCGTCATCGTGTTCACGGCTTCGGCCCAACATGCAGCAGTCAACTTCGGACAA TACGACTGGTATTCCTGGATTCCCAATGCTCCATCAACCATGCGGAAGCCCCCGCCCGATCGGAAAGGTTCTGCGGATATAACCCTCATCATGGAGAGTCTTCCGGATCGAGGACGCTCCAGCTGGCACCTGGGGGCTGTCTGGGCACTCAGCCAGTTCCAGAAGAACGAG CTCTACTTGGGAATGTACCCTGATGAGCACTTCCTGGAAAAAACGGTGAAAGCTTCTATGGAGAAGTTCCGGAAGACTCTGAAAGAGATCAGCTGCGACATCAAGGCGAGGAACTGCCAACTGAAATTCCCTTACTGCAACATGTCGCCTGATAAGATACCCAACAGTGTCGCTATTTAA